The nucleotide window TTTGGCGATAAAGGCCGCATCATAACCTGCTTCTTCAAAGCAGGTTTCCAAATAAAGAGCTATGTCATCTTCTGTTGTTAAGTGCTCAGCAGAATCCCATTTGCGCAGTTTTAATGCGGCCATTTTATAACTCCAATTCTTTGGCGAGAGCTATCGCCATTTTATATCTTTTGGTTGCGATGATTTGTCGCCACCAACTAACAACACAATAATTTCCAGTCCCGAGCGTTTGAAATAAATTCTGTAGCCCGCGCCATGATGTATGCGTAATTCAGATACACCATTGCCTACGGATTGGCAGTCACCAAAATTGCCGTCTTCCATACGATTGATTCTGACCTGTACCAGTGTTTTGGCTTTTCTATCGCGGAGTGAGGTGAACCATTTATCAAATTCTTCTGTGGTGAGAATGCTATACATGCTGAGTGTATCCTAAAGTATACATATTTCAATCCTTGTGTACTGCGATAGAGCGAGTAGTTTTGCTTGGTGGAATATACCTGAATTTATTTTGAGCCTCCTGCACTCGATTTGAATGCTTGAGGGAGGTGCGGCATCCAAGCTATATGAGATTGATTTTTAGTCACCCCAATGCTACAACTGTCCTTTGTCCTGAAACAAAGGACAGTTGTGTTTTGATGGTAAACCACCAAGGGTATAGCGATGAAAAGCCAGGACATACTGCTGTTGCTGAAATTGATAAGCATGGAAAAGTCCGGTGCGCCGGATGCGGATTATAGTGTGCGTCAATTGGAGGCGTTTACTGGTATCAGTAAATCGGAGCTTAGTGCATCGCTTAATCGCTGTATTCGTGTCGGGTTAGTTGCGCGCGAGCATCAAACTGGTGTGCCAAAAGTGAATCGCAAGGCGCTGTTAGGGTTTTTATTGAATGGTATTCGGTATGTGTTCCCGGTTCGACCTGCTGAATTAGTGCGTGGTATTCCAACGTCGTTTGCTGCGCCGGTGATGGAAGGTAAGGTGATGTCTGCCGGTGACATCATTAATGTATGGCCTGATGCAACCGGTAAAACGAAAGGGCAGGCAATTGTGCCTTTATTTAAATCTGCGCCCGCAGCTGCCAAAGCAGATCCAAAACTTTATGAATTGTTGGCATTGGTCGATGCTGTGCGTATAGGAAATGTGCGTGAAGCCCAGCTTGCGGCTCAATTACTTGAAAAGGAATTTGTTTATGAATCGTTATAACACTCACCGCGATATGATCGCTATAGTTGCCAAGGCGTTGTCAGGATTTTTTGAGTAGTCGTGATATTGAAGATATTCTCAATTTAGTTGATGGCCGAGTTGAACTTGGAGTAGAAGTTACCCAAGCTCCTGATGACGTTAAGGCTTATTTAATTTCGGAGTTCGCTAACTTTCTTGCTTCACCTGACGCTCTTTATGCCGTGCAATCCACGGCTAATGGCGATGTTGCACGCGAGAAAATTATTTTTGAGCGTATTGAGCATATTATCTTTCTTGGAAAAAACGATACGGAAGTGAGTAACCAGTTCCGACCATCGACATCACGATTAAGTGCGATTATTAAAGAGGGAGAAGATTTAATCGCGAATACAAAAGCGGATGATTTGAAAGGTTTTTCGGAGTAATTCTGCCCGGCTGCCTGATGAAAAATAAGACGTGATGGGTTTACCTAACCCATCGCATCATTTCCCAAACACCATTACCCCCACCACAATCAAAAACAACCCCCACGACAACGCCAGCAATACCCACGGCAAGCGGGTATTGGTTTGGGGTGTGGTGATTTCTTCTTGAGTGTTGTCTGGTTTTTGTTGCGACAACTGATTGGACAATTGTTTTACTTTTTTTACGCGTTTATCTAATTCGCGAGTTTTTTCGCTTTGTTGACGCAAAAATATTTCCATTCCCCGCTGGATTCCGTTGGCGATGGCTTTGGTTTCGACCGGGGTTTGGCCTTCGGATTTGATGGTGTTGGCGATTTTTAGCGCTTCAACGCGCAGGTCGCGTGCGTTTTTCTTTTGTTTGGTTTTAGTTGCGGGTTGTTGTTGCGTCATAACGGGATCTCAACAATTGCAGGGAGACGATTAAATAAAAATACGCATTTCTTCGCCGATTTTTTTGCGCATCTCCATTAATTTAATGGCGGTTTCGTGTTGTTGTTTATCGTCTTCGGTTTGTGGTATCCATGTTGGTACGGGAACCGGTTGGCCGGATTCATCGACCGCGACCATGATGACAATGCAATGTGTGGTGAGCCGTCTGCTCAGGGATTTTGGATCGCACGCGTTTACTTCAATGGCGATGTGCATGGATGATTTGCCGGTATAAATAATTTTTGCGGCGACCTCTACCAAATTGCCCACATGGATGGGTGATACGAAACGGATACCGCCTGCATAAGCGGTTACGCAATAGCGGCCGCTCCATCCAGCGGAGCAGGCGTAGGCTGCAAGGTCGATCCATTTCATCACGGCACCGCCGTGCACTTTTCCTCCAAAATTAACATCTTGTGGCTCGGCTAAAAAACGGAGGGTGATGTCGCGTTGCGGATTGTTCATAGTTGTTCTCGCTGGAAAATAGTGGTTGTCGTCATCGCAATATCGGATGATTTTATTTGTTTGCTGTTACCAAGCCAACACCGCCAATCACCAGCGCAGCGCCGAGTAATTGCACCAGTGTAATGTGTTCGTTTAAAACGAGTGCACCTAAAAATAAGGTGATCACCGGGCCTATGCTGCCGAGTACGGCTGTTTTGCCGCTGCCCAGTAAGCTGATGCCTTTATTCATTAAAAAGCTGGGGATAACGGTGCAGAAAAAAGCGAGCAACAGTGCGAGCACATAAACATGATTGGATTGGTGTAGTTCAGCAAGGTCACTCAGTGTAACGCCATGCACAATAACACCGGTGCAAGCCGATAACATTGCATAGGCGGTGAAGCGGCTGGAACCGACTTTGCGGATCATATCGCCTGCGAGCACGACAAATAATGCAAAGAAAATCGTGCTGAGCATCACCAGACCAGCACCGAGCAGTGTGAGGTTCCAATCGCTGGTGAGGCGTAAATCCTGAATAAAAACCAACAGCATACCGCTGTAGGCAATCGCTAATGCAATTTTGGTTTTGCCGGTTATTTTTTCTTTTTTCCAATATGCCAGCATCAATAACACCAGCGTTGGGTACACATACAAAATCAAACGCTCAAGTCCGGCGGAAATATATTGCAGCCCCATAAAATCCAGCAGGCTGGATAGGTAATAACTAAGCAGGCCTAAGCCGGCGATTTTCCATCCGTCGCCTTTTGCAAGCGGCGCTACCTTTTGGGCATGTATCCAGAGCGCGACGGCAGCATAAAACGGCAGTGCAAATAACATCCGCAATAACAATAAAGGTGCGGCAGTAATACCGTATTGATAGGCGAGTTTGATGATGATGCCTTTGCTTGCAAAACAAAATGTGCCGATAAATACGCACACAATACCGATAACGGTGGGAGAGAAACGGGAGTGGGAATTTTCCATAAGACAGGTGCACCGACAAAACAGGATTGCACCTTGCCACAGATAATAACGCTGGGCAAATTAACCTGCTCAGTCAATAAAGCAGGCGGCTAATAAAACAGAGAGCAACTAAAACTCGCAGTAAATAAAACAGACAGCAAGCAAAACGACGGCCGCCGTTTTGCTTGCTGAATTTTCAGCGGTAACGATTAACGCTTATAAGAACACTTGTTTGGATTGCCGCCCGGGTCAGAACCAAAGGCTGCTACGGTGCATGCAATACTGCCAGGCACGGATACACGTTTGGTCACCCACTTACCTTTGCGGCCAAAGGCAACCCAGCCATCACCAGAGGTGACTGAACAAGTGCCACCCAAATCTGCGCACTTGGAAAAACCATCAGGGTAATCGCCCGTACCGGTTAATACCGGCGCGCCAGATGAACTTGCCGCTGCGCTTGATGGAGTGACTGATGCTGCCGAGCTGGATGAGCGACTGGAAGAAACCGCTGCAACCGACGAGCTTGCAGGCTTGCTGGATGCAGCAATGGATGACGCTGTTCCGCTACAAGCAGCTGCAGTGAGTTGCGCACCGTTTTTACCCACGCCGGCATATTGCGCCAGCTTGTCCTTCACGCATTGCGGACTCACCGGCGAATAGCTGTAAGGGATGCTGATAGGGAAGGGGGCAGTGGTTGTCCAGTTGGTGGCATCGATGGTGCCGCCACTTGTCCAGGTGATGTTATAGGTCGCAAAATCGCCCGGGCTCGTGATGTTGTTGCCGCGCAATTCCCACTTGCCACAGTTGCTGCTATCAAAGCGGCAGGTCACCGGGTTAAGCGAATTTTGGAACCAGTTATTTTCAATCAGCGCGTAACCATTCTGGCGAACATTAATACCGGAGCCGGTGATGCCGTCGTAAAGGTTGTTGTACATGTGCGTCCAACCACCGCGTTGCAGTGGCAAGCGCGCATTTACGTTGCGATAAATATTATGGTGGAACGTAATCTCGCGCCCACCGGCAATATCGCTACTGCTGGAACCATCGAGCCCGACTTTTTTACTATCGCGGATCAGGTTGTAAGACACCGTAATATTGTGCGAATCTTTTTTAATATCGATTGCACTTTCAAATGTCAGATCGCCATCGGGTGAGCCATTACATTCGTTATTCACTGCAAATAATTCGTTGTGATCAATCCACACATTGCTGCCGCTATCGATGCGCAACATATCCGCATCGTTATTGGCACCGGCGAGCGCACCGATTTTCATATTGCGCACAATCACGTTATTAGATTTATTAATCACAATACCAAAGTTGGCAGAAGAACCATTTGCACCAACGATAGTAATGCCCTTGGTAAATTCTTTGATTTCCACATAGCGGTAGGCATCATTCCAGCGCGCTTTGGGGCAATTGCCGGATGAATCGACGGTGTGGTCACGAATCACTTGATTGATCAATGCATCTTCATTGCCGGTGTAAGTGATGATGAGCGGATAAGCGCCGCCCGTCACTTTATTGCCGTTTGCATCCAGCTTGGCATTGGCGATGATGGTGTTGATTTGCTCGTAAGTTGATGCAGTGAACGATTGCGCACCTGAAATGTTGCCGCCATCGGTTGTAGAGAAACCACCGGTTGCTGCAGCAAAAACAGTTCCGCTCGTTGCAAAAGCAACTGCTGTGGCGATGGATTTAATGCGGAAAGAAATTCCGTTTTGGTGTGATCCAAAAGGTTGAATAGTAAACATATTTACAATCTCGTCTCAGTTATTAATTGGTTTATTAATCAGGACGGATTGACCGAAATAGGCTGGAGATGGGTAAAACTTTTTCCAGTAACACAAGGCCGTATTATTGTTATTTATGCCTGCCCGGAGCGACTATCGATACCAACTGTACATCAGTGTCAGGGAAGTGCACGGTGCACTTTAATGCGCACCGTGTTTCTATTTTTACACCCGCGTAGGCAGAAATTCAAATTTTTAATTCTGGCGAGATTCACTTGTTTCAAAAAGTGACAATGCAAAAACTACGTCACACATTTATTTTTCCTTGGCGGGTTTAAGCGCAATAAAACCGGCGGCTGGCCGTGTCTCGTTGTAATCGCCGTGATACATATCCAAATACACACTGTGTGTAACGGCTCCTTTGTTGGTATCGCAAATCACATCATACAGATCGATAATGTTGCCGAAGGGGCCGATGCCCGCGTTGCCTGCGCGTTGGAATGCCGATACTGGCTCATTGTTGTCGCACACCAAACGCGAGAGATAATAGCGTTGCCCCATAGGGCCACTTACGCGCACAGGGTTGTCTTTTGAGCCCAGCGGATATTTGGCTACTGCTTTCTCATCCACTTTTTTACTTTCACCCAAAAGTGCGACGATTGCGGAGGCGAGTTCCTCGTCTGACATTTCCTCTTTTGCCGTTGGCTCAGGCTTGGTGGCGCAAGCGCTCAGCAACAAAACGATAACGGCAATGTAACTGGTTTTGATGATAGTCATGGTGAAATCCTTGCAGTGTATTGAGTAATTGTTTTTATTTTGGATGGCGTGATAACAAGTGACTTGCCACAATCATGGCCAAAGCAATCAACGCACCTAAAAATTCCCGCGCTTCTTCAATGTAAGGTTTTTGCGGATTCATGCTTTGCATCAGTGGCTCGGTGTTGCGGTGCAGGTAATAGTTATAAGCACCTTCGGCATACAGCCCCAATGTAATTCCACAAATCACCAGTGCAATCCAGAACACCGATTTCATCGGGCGGTTCATTAATGCCAGCAGCGGCACTGCGGCACAAATCAGGTAAAACAAAATCCAACTTGCAGGGTCCGGATCATTGATTTGTAACGCAGCAAATGCGAGTAAGCACAGAGCAAATAATAAATGAATGGATTTTTTTAAGTAGATCATAGTGGTTGCTGTTCCTCTAATCAGTGTTTGATGGCAACAAAAAATGCATTAGCTGCACCGGTTTCCCAAGGGGCGATGGTCGCGCCAGCGCGCATAGTTGCTCTGCTCGTGATAATCAATATCGGCACACATAAGATCATAGTAACCAGAGAGGTCGGTATAGAGCGCAGAGGAGGTTGTAGCAGCAGAGGGGGGCGTAACGGAGGGTTTGTTTGCAGTCATAGGGCAGGGTATTCCGGTTTGTGGAGCGCAAACAGCGCGGGGCTGTTTGCGCGAGCGCTTAAGGATCGCTCTTTAGGCGGCAATACACAATTACATATCGCCCAGCAGTGCTTTATCGTTAGGCGCTTGCAACCATTGGGCAACGTCCTTACCCATGGCTTTCATGGTACGGCCCAGTACGGAACAAGAACCTTTGTAGCCTGCAAACGCGCCACCCATTGATTGGCGGCGTGCTTCAAATTCCGCCACTTTTTTACCGTCCTCATAGAGCGTACCGCGCGCAGCGGCATATTTATTGTGGCCCATGAATGCGTTGCCCATGCTCACCGCTTCGGTAATCTCCATTTGCAATACACGGCCTTTAGCCGCGGTATCGATGGTGCCTGCCAGTTGTACCTCAACTTTGAATTTCTTACCAAACTCCTGGGTAAACTCGGCAAACTGTGTACCCAGTTTGGTACATTCATTGCGGATATTCTGGGCAATGCGCGAATCCGCTGCATAAGGAATAACCGATTGAACAACAACAGGGTCAGCAAAGCTGACTGTGCTAAATGAAGATGCCAACACTGCAATAGCCAATGTAGATTTTTTTAACATCGTGTAATCCTTGTTCCTGATTGAAAATTAAATTGTTATATAAGGCTTCGCCCGATAAGCCACGAAGGCTGGAGCAAATATACACGATAACGGTAAATTATCTATTCCGGCCTGTAATCCAATCAGGCAAGCGCCGTCTGCGCAGTACGAATGGAAACAAGGTGTTACAACCAGCATGTTTCAAACAAGGTAGGGTAGGTTCATACACTACAGACTATAAAATAAAATCATCCAGCCTTAAGGATATAAGCATGAACATTAAAGCAGTCATTGCCTGTGTGTTGGGCGTTCTTTTGTTACAGGGTTGCGAGTCAACTTACCAGTCATTCAATAAAGACATTCCTGATAAATATATTGAAGTCGTTCAGGACGATCCGAACGTGGATGTGGAGGAAACCCTTAAAGCATCAGGCAAGCCTTATGTGTGCAAAGAATTGTACTTTGGCCATAACTCCTCCCAAAACCGCCGCGCGTGTTTTATTAAATTACCGGAAGATGACCAGATCGAACGTCTGAAAATCAAAATGGAAGGTACCCCACAAGCCATGTTGTTAGATACTGGCAAAAACGTCCTTGTTGTCGGTGAGGTATTCCTTGGTTTTTTATTTTTTGGGTATGTGCCGCTGGATTAAATCAAAACGCGTAACCGGCTCCCACCATCACTACCAGTGGATCAATACTGGCATCGACGCTTGCGGCTTTTTTGCCATTAACGGAAATGTCGGCCGTTGTCTCGATATCAATTTTCCAGACGGCCGCATTCAAATACCAATTGTCGGTGAGTTGCCAATCTGCACCGACTTGAAATGCCAGCCCAACAGAATCATCCAGTGAAATATCCGTTTTGCCTGCAAGTGCGGTGTCTAAAGTGTTGCTGGTATCGTTACTAAAAAAAGTGGTGTAATTCAGCCCGATGCCAATATAAGGTTGGAATTTGCTCTCGCTAAGTGGGTAGTACTGCAGTGAAAGAGTGGGTGGCAAATGTTTGGTGCTGCCAATATCAACACCGTCTAACGCACCGGTACCCACAATGTCATGCTCGAACGGAAAGGCTGCCAATAATTCAATACCAATGTGCGGTGTTGCAAACCAGGTGCCGGAAAAGCCTATGCCTGTTGCACTATCTACATCCACTCCGCCGCCTAACACAGTACCGCTACTGGCATCGGGTTCAATCTGCACTGCACCCACACGCACAAAAAACTCGCCATCTTCATGTGCGAATACCGGCGCTGTAATACAGGCACTACCTAATAAAACCATTAATCCCAAATGACGCATTTGCACTACCTCTGTTGTTAATCACAGAGGTAGTGTTGCGAAATTTATGGCTGTAGTGATTGATGTATATCAACTGATAATCGGTATGAAAAAAATAAGCAAAAATAATAATAAAATTTGATCTGGTGCAAAGTGCTTAGCGTGTAAATGTACAATTGGGTCTGCTTCCAGAGTTAAGTCTGCGTAGTTTTTTTGTGCACTTGTATGACTTTCACTGCTGTTGCTTACAATTCAGTTGGGTGCGATAGGGGATGTAAATTACCAAATCGATAATGCCCGTGCGCTGCCATTTAACACGGTTGGAAATGCCGTCTAATTGAATATCGCAGCTCTGGCCGATGGCTTGGCGAAGCGTGTTATTTTCCTCCGCGATTTTCTTGATCACCTCGTAGCGGTATTTTTCTGGGTTTACAATGCTCAGGTCAGCTTCACCGCTTAAATCCAATTCTGTACGGCCAATCTTTTTGGCCGATTTAATGAATTTCTCAAGCGATGCTTCTTGTTCAGTGGCCGGTAATTGTGGATTGACCTTTTGCTTCACAGAAAAGTAAAAATAACTGGTATCTGCACGCGACCTGTCTTCGGTAAATACCAATGATTTATCTTTCGGGTCGAGTGTACGCAGGAATTCATCGCCATAAGACAGTTGCATATCCCCTTGCTTCTTGGCGGATTCTGCTAATGCCAACAGGGTTTCACGTATTTCCTTTTCACGCATTTTTTTATCGCGCGTATCGTTAATCATCTTAACGTCTTGCACCAAAAAATCGCCTTGCTTTTTCAGCGTAACTGCAGGCATTTCATAATAACCATCCGTCTCCATAATGCCGGTGACGATAACCTCTTCAAGCACATCGTCCTGCGCTTGGGCGATTCCGCAAGTTAATACCAGGGTGGTAGCGATTATTTTTTTAAGCATGATTATTCCTTTGTCTAATTGTTTGATGATTTTTCTGTACCCTTTAACTGCTTTTTTCTTTTGATCTGGTCATTTCATATATTTTTGTTCTTTCATTTATTCGCCTAAGTTCTGACTTGGAAAGATAGATCCAAAAAATAGTTGGCGGTAGGAGAATTAATAGAAAGATTAAGCTTTTATTGATTGACTTTTGTAGATACTCTTCGATGGAGTTGCTTGATTTAATTAGGTTGCAAAGTGCAGTGTGCTCATTTTTGGAAAGATATGAGCTTTCTGTGTTTTCGGTATTACAATCTGAGGTAAGTGAAAAATGACTTTCAAATATCGGTAGGTTGGTGACCGTATTGCTGGAGTTTATCAGAAGGTAGTGTTTGGTTTCTTTTGTTTTAATTAGTGCGAATCCAAATACTCCAGAAAGGTATGGCGTGCTGAATATTAAGACTGCGAGGAAAAATGATAAGGTAATCTGTGTTATTTGTAAGCTTTTTTCAATTTTTACAAAGCTTGGTTTTTTGAAATTAATGCCGTTGTTGTCTTTGTTGTAGATTATGCTAGAAGAATGAGCTCTTGCTTCTGTTAAAGATAAGTCATATTTTTCGCACCATTTAATTATTGCTTTTGCATGGTCTAGGCTTGTTATATTTAGCCCCCAGAAAGCAATTTTTATTTTTTCCAAGTCTAGTTGTTTTTTTACATGATTGTTTAGATCTTTGTCGTCGAGAGTGAAGTTTTGATTAAATATTTTATTCCAAAGATAATGGACTAACATTATGCGAGCGCGCGGGCTTGCTATCAAAATAAGCAGTGGAATTAATATATATGCCCAATCTTTTAGAAATGCGTATCCAAATTCGTATAGATTTGTGTTTTCCATAAATTTTCCCTTTTTCTATTGGTAATTCGGTGGTGAGAACCCCAACATGACCATGTGTTCGCAACCACCAAAACCAAAATCTGTGTGCTTATATTTGGTGTGTAAGTTATTTATCTTGTAAAAGCTGTTTTGAAAAATTAAGAAAATCATCCAAATGGTTGGCGATGATGTTTTCCACTATAGGCAGCAAGAGTTTTTGGTAATCGTGAACCGCAATATTGCGGAAACCGATCATTCGTTTCATGGTTTCGGCGAGGGTATCATCGATAAGACCTGCTTGAGCGAGCAGGGTAAATACATCGCGCGCACTTTGCGTTACGCCGAGCTGTTTGGTGCGAATAATGTGTTGCCCCATATCCAGAGAGGCTTCGCAGGCTCGTTGAATATTCAGGATTGCCGCATCTTGTCTGCTGTAATCAATCGCAAATTGGGCACCGGCTTTGGTGTACTCCTCGCGTACGCGATTAATGCATCGCTCTATGCTGGCGGCTTTATTGATTAATATGTCATTTACCATACACACGTCCAGTCTTGCGGATTTCATTGAGTTGTTCTGCGCGCAGTTCATCTAAAGCCATTTTTTCATTCAATACAAATACATCGAACAAATCGGCTTGCATATCTTTCGCCCACAAACGACGGCCAGTGGTGATGACTTGGTGCTGCATCACGGTAGAGGCGGCGCGCAGGTCGAGCAAGTCTATCTCGTAACCGAGTTTGTCGGCCAATTGGTTTGCCATTTCAAATAGCTGCAATGGGTCTGCATAACCTGTGACTAATACCGCTAAATCCAAATCGCTTTGGGCGTTGGCCGTGCCTTGCACGCGGCTGCCGAAGGCGTAAATACCGAGTGCATTGGAAAAGGCTTTTTGCAGCTCGGTGCAGATTAGGGCTTCGGCTTCGGGTGTTAATGAATGGTCGGTCATTGCAGCTCCAGGGTTATTCTTGTCACCATAAACCAAATCATCTTTTTCATGCAAATGTACTTTTGCATTGGGGTGATAGAAGCCACCGCGTTTGCCTTTGTTGAAATCGTATTCGTCGCGCATACAGTTTCTTCTAAATAAAATTGTGGGCGAAGTGTGCAGATAATCATGCCCAACCTAAGTGTTAGATGTAATCAAAAAACTTGCGGCGCTCTGTGCCCGCGCTGTTCGAATTTATTTTATTGGGGTGTTTGTATTCCCTCCAGCGGTCCACCTGCTTGCCCACGTTCAAGTGTGGGAACTCGCCAGCAGCGCTGCTATCGATACCTAAAAAAACCAATAATTGTTTCAAGTTGCCTGACTGACTAATGTCG belongs to Cellvibrio sp. pealriver and includes:
- a CDS encoding type II toxin-antitoxin system RelE/ParE family toxin → MYSILTTEEFDKWFTSLRDRKAKTLVQVRINRMEDGNFGDCQSVGNGVSELRIHHGAGYRIYFKRSGLEIIVLLVGGDKSSQPKDIKWR
- a CDS encoding helix-turn-helix domain-containing protein, which codes for MKSQDILLLLKLISMEKSGAPDADYSVRQLEAFTGISKSELSASLNRCIRVGLVAREHQTGVPKVNRKALLGFLLNGIRYVFPVRPAELVRGIPTSFAAPVMEGKVMSAGDIINVWPDATGKTKGQAIVPLFKSAPAAAKADPKLYELLALVDAVRIGNVREAQLAAQLLEKEFVYESL
- a CDS encoding DUF2956 domain-containing protein, coding for MTQQQPATKTKQKKNARDLRVEALKIANTIKSEGQTPVETKAIANGIQRGMEIFLRQQSEKTRELDKRVKKVKQLSNQLSQQKPDNTQEEITTPQTNTRLPWVLLALSWGLFLIVVGVMVFGK
- a CDS encoding acyl-CoA thioesterase; this encodes MNNPQRDITLRFLAEPQDVNFGGKVHGGAVMKWIDLAAYACSAGWSGRYCVTAYAGGIRFVSPIHVGNLVEVAAKIIYTGKSSMHIAIEVNACDPKSLSRRLTTHCIVIMVAVDESGQPVPVPTWIPQTEDDKQQHETAIKLMEMRKKIGEEMRIFI
- a CDS encoding DMT family transporter produces the protein MENSHSRFSPTVIGIVCVFIGTFCFASKGIIIKLAYQYGITAAPLLLLRMLFALPFYAAVALWIHAQKVAPLAKGDGWKIAGLGLLSYYLSSLLDFMGLQYISAGLERLILYVYPTLVLLMLAYWKKEKITGKTKIALAIAYSGMLLVFIQDLRLTSDWNLTLLGAGLVMLSTIFFALFVVLAGDMIRKVGSSRFTAYAMLSACTGVIVHGVTLSDLAELHQSNHVYVLALLLAFFCTVIPSFLMNKGISLLGSGKTAVLGSIGPVITLFLGALVLNEHITLVQLLGAALVIGGVGLVTANK
- a CDS encoding pectate lyase; the encoded protein is MFTIQPFGSHQNGISFRIKSIATAVAFATSGTVFAAATGGFSTTDGGNISGAQSFTASTYEQINTIIANAKLDANGNKVTGGAYPLIITYTGNEDALINQVIRDHTVDSSGNCPKARWNDAYRYVEIKEFTKGITIVGANGSSANFGIVINKSNNVIVRNMKIGALAGANNDADMLRIDSGSNVWIDHNELFAVNNECNGSPDGDLTFESAIDIKKDSHNITVSYNLIRDSKKVGLDGSSSSDIAGGREITFHHNIYRNVNARLPLQRGGWTHMYNNLYDGITGSGINVRQNGYALIENNWFQNSLNPVTCRFDSSNCGKWELRGNNITSPGDFATYNITWTSGGTIDATNWTTTAPFPISIPYSYSPVSPQCVKDKLAQYAGVGKNGAQLTAAACSGTASSIAASSKPASSSVAAVSSSRSSSSAASVTPSSAAASSSGAPVLTGTGDYPDGFSKCADLGGTCSVTSGDGWVAFGRKGKWVTKRVSVPGSIACTVAAFGSDPGGNPNKCSYKR
- a CDS encoding transmembrane 220 family protein, with protein sequence MIYLKKSIHLLFALCLLAFAALQINDPDPASWILFYLICAAVPLLALMNRPMKSVFWIALVICGITLGLYAEGAYNYYLHRNTEPLMQSMNPQKPYIEEAREFLGALIALAMIVASHLLSRHPK
- a CDS encoding OmpW family protein, coding for MRHLGLMVLLGSACITAPVFAHEDGEFFVRVGAVQIEPDASSGTVLGGGVDVDSATGIGFSGTWFATPHIGIELLAAFPFEHDIVGTGALDGVDIGSTKHLPPTLSLQYYPLSESKFQPYIGIGLNYTTFFSNDTSNTLDTALAGKTDISLDDSVGLAFQVGADWQLTDNWYLNAAVWKIDIETTADISVNGKKAASVDASIDPLVVMVGAGYAF
- a CDS encoding DUF6216 family protein, with product MENTNLYEFGYAFLKDWAYILIPLLILIASPRARIMLVHYLWNKIFNQNFTLDDKDLNNHVKKQLDLEKIKIAFWGLNITSLDHAKAIIKWCEKYDLSLTEARAHSSSIIYNKDNNGINFKKPSFVKIEKSLQITQITLSFFLAVLIFSTPYLSGVFGFALIKTKETKHYLLINSSNTVTNLPIFESHFSLTSDCNTENTESSYLSKNEHTALCNLIKSSNSIEEYLQKSINKSLIFLLILLPPTIFWIYLSKSELRRINERTKIYEMTRSKEKSS
- a CDS encoding DUF86 domain-containing protein: MVNDILINKAASIERCINRVREEYTKAGAQFAIDYSRQDAAILNIQRACEASLDMGQHIIRTKQLGVTQSARDVFTLLAQAGLIDDTLAETMKRMIGFRNIAVHDYQKLLLPIVENIIANHLDDFLNFSKQLLQDK
- a CDS encoding nucleotidyltransferase domain-containing protein produces the protein MRDEYDFNKGKRGGFYHPNAKVHLHEKDDLVYGDKNNPGAAMTDHSLTPEAEALICTELQKAFSNALGIYAFGSRVQGTANAQSDLDLAVLVTGYADPLQLFEMANQLADKLGYEIDLLDLRAASTVMQHQVITTGRRLWAKDMQADLFDVFVLNEKMALDELRAEQLNEIRKTGRVYGK